Within Macaca nemestrina isolate mMacNem1 chromosome 12, mMacNem.hap1, whole genome shotgun sequence, the genomic segment ATCCATTAATGTCACCTCAGGATAACCTCGCtgggaaggggaaaaaagcaaaggTCAGAGGTCAACATGAAAGGACGGGAGAGGGAGTTCAACAAGGTGGGCAACTGGGGTGCATACCTTAGCAATGGGCAGTGAGAGGTCCCAGAAGGGGTCGAAGACTGTAGAACAGTAACCACAATCTGTACACGTCAGGGAGCTCTTTAGCTGCCCAACAAAGAGAtctggggaagaagagaaggcCATGAGATGCTGAAATACAGGAAACAGAGCATGGGCTTCTGcacagcatcttttatttttttttgagatggagtttcgctctgtcccctagactggagtgcagtggcgcaatctcggctcacaataacctctgcctcctgggttcaagtgattctcctgccttagcctcccaagtagctgggattacaggttcccaccacagctcctggctaatttttgtatttttagtagagatggggtttcgccatgttggccaggctggtcttgaactcctgacctcaggtgatctacccgccttggcctcccaaagtgcagggattacaggcatgagccaccatgcctggcctgcacaGCATCTTCTTTCTTGCTGTTCCTGCTTTGGTTTGTTGGACACTGGGCAGAAACAGGCTTCCCTGGGAGAGTGATTCTTAGGGCTTTTTATGCTCCACTCAGGCAAGAGCAGGCAACAGTGAAAATAAGCATCTTCTCTTCCATGCGCTTACCCCCGATCCTACTGTCTTCCCGTTCTAGATATTTTCTCCACATCTGTCGGCCTTTCTCGTCATCACTGGGAACCGGAGAGAGAAGACAATTCGGTCAAAGCTCAAAACTTAAGTTTAAGGGTCTGTCAATCTAGATCCTTCATCTTCAAAAGTAAATCAGATTCTTCCCAAATCATTAACCCCAAAGTGGTGGGTAAAAATCTCGAGTTCACAAAAGTTTTGCTTCCCCACAGCATCTCCTCTTACTTACGGAAGATGATCGAGGTTCTCAGGGTTGGACTTAGGCCTCATTGTCACTCGGTTCACCTCATTATGGAGCCCATCCAGAAGAAAGCGAAGGAACTCCTGAGCGTCCTGCTGACTGAACCCAAAGGAAGGAGGGTGAGCAACACCTCTTATCCTAAGAACCTGCTCCTGCTGCCACCCACCCTGGAGGACATGTCTGCAAGGCCCTTACTTATAGCCGACAAAGCGTGGTGCGTATCTCTGGATCTGGGTCTTGAACTCAGATGGGCTCACCACATCATTGGGGGATGAAGTCCATATGGTCTGAATTAGTTTTGCAAACTCTATTGGAAGGAGAGAGTGTATAGGACAGCTAAGATATTTTCTATAAGAAACTCTGAAACTAGAATCCCAACAAAAAgcaagcagagaaagaaagacaggataGGAGTGTCTAAGACACAACTCCTAGAACAGCCCCAGTGGAATGGAGGACCATCCAGGGGTAGGCAGGGGCATGTGACAGAGGGCCCCTCACCTTCCATGAGGGCTGTGTGTGCATTGCTGCTGTGGTGCAGGTCCCGCATGTAGAGCCTCTGGAGGCAGTAATCTCTCAACTCTCGGGTGTTGCTCAGGCACTGCAGAATTGAGTTCATGAAGCACTGCAAGAGATGACCAGGCAATCAGTGGGGAGATGAGAGTCCCACCTTCACCTCTGTTACTTACTACCAGAGGCTCTCTGGTTCATCTACCTAGAAATGAATCCTTTCATAGCCTCAAGTTCCTTTTTTCATAAGTGAAAGGGGTGAAGTGAGGCAAATCCCCACTCCAGGCATAGGTAACGTAATTGGTTATTTACTATAGGGGTGCACAAAAGGGCATGGACGCGACGGACAGAAGTGTGTGGGAAGTGATGGGTGTCCTTGAGGGGAAGGATCCAGGAGAAGAGCAGGCTGACGGGTAAAAGGGCAACTCCCTTTTAGCAGTGCTTCCTGCTGGGGATGGGTAAAGCACAGCCCAGCAATTCTGTGAAACACCAGCCGGCAAGGGCGAGTGCCAACTGGCTAAATGGGTAGGGAGTCAGCCACAACCAGGAGGGAACTCTGGTTATATGGCTCCAGTCAGGATAGTAGGGGGTGGGCCTGGGGAAGAAGCAGGCCAGGAGGAACTCACCGTGTTCCCAAGGTTTCGAAGACCAGCCAGACCCTGGGCACTCTTAGAATTCTGCAAGCAAAGAACACATGGCGATAAGGTGGAAGCAAAGATGATAGGCCTGTGCTGGGCTCTCCTGTTCAATTTTCTAAccagctggggtcacaggcagcAGGCCACACATAATATTCTTTCTTCAACTTTAC encodes:
- the LOC105476365 gene encoding ubiquitin carboxyl-terminal hydrolase 2 isoform X3; the protein is MRTSYTVTLPEEPPAAPFPALAKELRPRSPLSPSLLLSTFVGLLLNKAKNSKSAQGLAGLRNLGNTCFMNSILQCLSNTRELRDYCLQRLYMRDLHHSSNAHTALMEEFAKLIQTIWTSSPNDVVSPSEFKTQIQRYAPRFVGYNQQDAQEFLRFLLDGLHNEVNRVTMRPKSNPENLDHLPDDEKGRQMWRKYLEREDSRIGDLFVGQLKSSLTCTDCGYCSTVFDPFWDLSLPIAKRGYPEVTLMDCMRLFTKEDVLDGDEKPTCCRCRGRKRCIKKFSIQRFPKILVLHLKRFSESRIRTSKLTTFVNFPLRDLDLREFASENTNHAVYNLYAVSNHSGTTMGGHYTAYCRSPGTGEWHTFNDSSVTPMSSSQVRTSDAYLLFYELASPPSRM